A window of Ruminococcus champanellensis 18P13 = JCM 17042 contains these coding sequences:
- a CDS encoding isopeptide-forming domain-containing fimbrial protein: MKKSSKFAAIALAACMVAPMAMVAVPFTASAASIEITGIGAEQHDFEIYQIFKGDLVNGKLSNLVWADGITAYNSAAVTAGAKVDDAIVSAMSGTDARSIVSMITLGTACKTVSSSSPNLTIDGLEDGYYVVKDVTNLDDKDDANSAWIVQVAGEAHVAVKTAKPTVDKQIQDEAADKDTNSTDAEGWGETADHAINEQFQFKLTAKIPANDQIKAYDAYKLVFHDSMSAGVTFDSIASVTVAGNPVTAYTETATGAADKAGLSWELTINDVKPLVPSSITWGEQEIVVEVVYNAHLNENAIVSKSDVTDGDKDHVNNNKVYLEYSNNPDSTGTGTSQTGKTPEDYVWAFTYGVDNTKYKNEALAGNELQNAGFRLYDAAGTTEIGLIFDTTKNAYRPIKSGEAAAEMKSAADGKFNIIGLDAGTYTLRETTTPTGYNTCADVQIVIAAAHNESASGTAANLALTGSKNMDNDIVNKEGSTLPSTGGIGTTIFYGLGGVLVLGSGVALITKKRMKKDEE, from the coding sequence ATGAAAAAGTCCAGTAAATTTGCAGCCATCGCACTTGCAGCATGCATGGTAGCTCCCATGGCTATGGTAGCAGTCCCCTTTACCGCATCCGCCGCATCCATTGAAATCACCGGCATCGGCGCGGAGCAGCATGATTTTGAAATATACCAGATTTTCAAGGGCGATCTTGTAAACGGCAAGCTCAGCAATCTGGTTTGGGCTGATGGCATTACCGCATATAACAGCGCAGCAGTTACAGCCGGTGCAAAGGTGGACGACGCCATTGTATCCGCAATGAGCGGTACAGATGCAAGAAGCATTGTCAGCATGATCACGCTGGGTACCGCATGCAAAACTGTTTCTTCGAGCAGCCCCAATCTGACAATCGACGGGCTGGAGGACGGCTACTACGTTGTGAAGGACGTCACCAACCTGGACGACAAAGATGATGCCAACTCCGCTTGGATCGTACAGGTTGCCGGAGAAGCACACGTTGCCGTCAAGACTGCAAAACCCACAGTGGACAAGCAGATCCAGGACGAAGCCGCAGACAAGGACACCAACAGCACAGATGCAGAGGGTTGGGGCGAAACTGCGGATCATGCCATCAACGAGCAGTTCCAGTTCAAGCTGACTGCGAAAATTCCGGCAAATGACCAGATCAAAGCATATGATGCATATAAACTGGTGTTCCACGACAGCATGAGCGCAGGCGTTACCTTTGACAGCATTGCCAGCGTAACCGTTGCAGGCAACCCCGTTACGGCTTATACAGAAACCGCTACTGGCGCTGCCGATAAGGCAGGTCTGTCCTGGGAATTGACCATTAACGATGTAAAGCCCTTGGTTCCCTCCAGCATCACCTGGGGCGAACAGGAAATCGTGGTCGAGGTTGTGTATAACGCACACTTGAACGAAAACGCTATCGTTTCCAAGAGTGATGTTACCGACGGAGACAAGGATCATGTCAACAACAACAAGGTATACCTGGAATACTCCAACAACCCGGATTCCACTGGCACTGGCACAAGCCAGACCGGTAAAACACCGGAGGATTACGTTTGGGCATTCACCTACGGCGTGGACAACACCAAGTACAAGAATGAAGCGCTCGCCGGCAATGAACTGCAGAATGCCGGATTCCGGCTCTACGATGCAGCAGGCACCACCGAAATCGGTCTGATCTTTGACACAACAAAGAATGCATACCGTCCCATCAAGTCCGGCGAAGCCGCTGCGGAAATGAAGTCCGCCGCTGACGGTAAATTTAACATCATCGGTCTGGATGCCGGTACATACACCCTCCGTGAGACCACCACACCCACCGGCTACAACACCTGCGCTGATGTGCAGATTGTGATTGCGGCAGCCCACAATGAGAGCGCATCCGGCACAGCAGCCAACCTGGCACTGACCGGCAGCAAGAATATGGACAACGATATCGTCAACAAGGAAGGCTCCACACTGCCCTCCACCGGCGGTATCGGTACCACCATCTTCTACGGTCTGGGCGGCGTTCTGGTGCTCGGCTCCGGCGTGGCACTGATTACCAAGAAGAGAATGAAGAAGGACGAAGAATAA
- a CDS encoding class C sortase, which yields MFHKLKTAKKKKHGWIATLILILFFLVGLSVMLYPTVSDYLNTKHQSYAIARYDETMNSMSQEDYSAMFQAAEDYNQRLKATGAPLNSYQDVPGYADALNIAGSGIMGYITIPQIQVQLPIYHGTSEEVLNVAVGHLEGTTLPIGGRSTHAILSAHRGLPSAKLFSDLDKLVVGDVFTVTILNQVLTYQVDKIEIVEPQAVNRLAIQEGEDYITLLTCTPYGVNTHRLLVRGRRIENAAPELNVRVSADAVQLEPGMIAAILGGALMLLLFVGSMLSSTLQQAHEKKTRAQKQRLETELKAGEKHDTNQTHPDSGDIYPAMQSGAPVCRDDRGACSSKGPTDH from the coding sequence GTGTTCCATAAGTTGAAGACAGCAAAAAAGAAAAAGCACGGCTGGATCGCCACGCTCATTCTCATCCTGTTTTTTCTTGTGGGACTCTCCGTGATGCTCTATCCGACTGTCAGCGATTACTTGAACACCAAGCATCAAAGCTACGCCATTGCCCGGTACGACGAAACCATGAACAGCATGTCCCAGGAGGATTACAGCGCCATGTTCCAGGCCGCAGAGGATTACAACCAGCGGCTCAAGGCCACCGGTGCTCCCCTGAACAGCTACCAGGATGTACCCGGCTATGCGGATGCGCTGAACATTGCCGGTTCCGGGATCATGGGGTATATCACCATCCCCCAGATCCAGGTGCAGTTGCCCATTTACCACGGCACCAGCGAGGAGGTGCTGAACGTGGCGGTGGGACATCTGGAAGGCACCACGCTGCCCATCGGGGGCAGATCCACCCACGCCATTCTATCCGCCCATCGGGGGCTGCCCTCAGCCAAGCTGTTCAGCGACCTGGACAAGCTGGTGGTGGGGGATGTGTTTACGGTCACCATTCTGAACCAGGTGCTGACCTATCAGGTGGACAAAATCGAGATCGTAGAGCCACAGGCGGTGAACCGGCTTGCCATCCAGGAAGGGGAGGATTACATCACCCTGCTGACCTGCACCCCCTACGGAGTGAATACCCACCGACTATTGGTGCGGGGCAGACGGATCGAAAACGCCGCACCGGAGCTGAACGTCCGGGTATCCGCTGACGCAGTGCAGCTGGAGCCGGGGATGATCGCTGCTATTCTGGGGGGCGCATTGATGCTGCTGCTGTTTGTCGGCTCCATGCTGAGCAGCACCTTGCAGCAAGCACACGAAAAGAAAACCAGAGCGCAGAAGCAGCGCCTGGAAACAGAACTAAAGGCTGGTGAGAAGCATGACACGAATCAAACCCATCCGGACAGCGGTGATATTTACCCTGCTATGCAGTCTGGTGCTCCTGTGTGCCGAGATGACCGGGGTGCATGCAGCAGCAAAGGGCCGACTGACCATTGA
- a CDS encoding TetR/AcrR family transcriptional regulator encodes MAGDTKERILETALALFAQSGYLGTSMHDIAKELGITKGALYKHYASKQEILDSIVERMNKMDYERAEAYEMPETEPDGFAEAYLHTPIAKIRTYSMAQFDHWTKEPFSSNFRKMLTLEQYRDPKLAQLYHDYLATGPTKYMAAIFRKLTDSDDAAMQLALEFYGPMFLLYSVYDGANEKESVAPMLCAHIDRFIAKIESGYRKPHAEGA; translated from the coding sequence ATGGCAGGAGATACAAAGGAACGCATCCTGGAAACCGCCCTTGCATTATTTGCGCAGAGCGGTTATCTGGGAACATCTATGCATGACATTGCCAAGGAACTGGGGATCACCAAAGGCGCTTTGTATAAGCACTACGCAAGCAAGCAGGAGATTTTGGACAGCATTGTGGAACGGATGAATAAAATGGACTATGAACGTGCCGAAGCATATGAAATGCCAGAAACAGAGCCGGACGGCTTTGCGGAGGCTTATCTGCACACGCCGATTGCAAAGATCCGAACATACAGCATGGCACAGTTTGACCATTGGACGAAAGAACCGTTCTCCTCGAATTTTCGCAAGATGCTGACCCTGGAGCAATACCGGGATCCAAAGCTCGCACAGCTTTATCACGATTATCTGGCAACCGGGCCCACCAAGTACATGGCGGCGATTTTCCGAAAGCTGACGGATTCCGATGATGCCGCTATGCAGCTGGCGCTGGAATTCTATGGTCCCATGTTCCTGCTTTACAGTGTTTACGATGGAGCAAACGAAAAAGAAAGCGTTGCGCCGATGCTGTGTGCACATATTGACCGCTTTATCGCCAAGATTGAATCCGGCTACAGAAAGCCCCACGCCGAAGGAGCATGA
- a CDS encoding sortase, with protein sequence MKHKRAGRLCMLAGALCILLGAGLTGYNLYTDQAAEEQSEQVLAQLRTSCSLPALEEPVSGVTEPAEPMEIYPAQEEASLVIDGERYIGVLQIPALGVELPVRQELSKQGLKKTPCRYKGSAESRDLLIAAHNYSRHFGRIGQLVSDDIIRFIDLSGRVYIYQVDQTQIIDGYDMEEMFAGQWDMTLFTCTLGGKSRVTVRCSLLCRVTPWGDTI encoded by the coding sequence ATGAAACACAAACGAGCCGGACGGCTCTGCATGCTGGCAGGAGCACTGTGCATCCTGCTGGGGGCAGGGCTCACCGGGTATAACCTGTATACGGATCAGGCAGCGGAGGAACAGTCGGAACAGGTGCTGGCGCAGCTGCGCACCTCCTGTAGCCTGCCTGCTCTGGAAGAGCCGGTATCCGGCGTGACGGAGCCGGCAGAGCCCATGGAAATCTATCCTGCACAGGAGGAGGCATCCCTGGTCATTGATGGGGAGCGATACATCGGAGTCCTGCAGATCCCGGCGCTGGGGGTGGAACTGCCGGTGCGGCAGGAACTGAGCAAGCAGGGATTGAAAAAGACCCCCTGCCGGTATAAGGGATCGGCGGAAAGCCGGGATCTGCTGATCGCCGCCCACAACTATTCCCGGCACTTCGGCAGGATCGGGCAACTGGTCAGCGATGATATCATCCGGTTCATCGACCTGTCCGGCAGAGTATATATCTACCAGGTGGACCAGACCCAGATCATTGACGGCTATGATATGGAAGAAATGTTTGCCGGTCAGTGGGACATGACCCTGTTCACCTGCACGCTGGGAGGCAAAAGCCGGGTCACCGTCCGGTGCAGCCTGCTTTGTCGGGTGACGCCCTGGGGCGATACGATATAA
- a CDS encoding Cna B-type domain-containing protein — MTRIKPIRTAVIFTLLCSLVLLCAEMTGVHAAAKGRLTIDSKSANIPVTDMYWQVFRVADVPKGDTLELTGAFAGLPVKPDLSTEDGARTAASTLEAYAVAYGITPDFSAVASSDGTVTAENLETGYYLVLGEPLKDENGMYLSVPTLLCIADGGQYDNPDWSLDRTIVPKIRLISGAEYHSQTDRTVQKIWVNADKTPEIRVRLYRGGTLYDTQTLNDANNWEYTWSKLDNTSRWTVIEEQVPGDCTVSYTQQQVKSGKTYKEAFTVTNTGSTTVVTTSRNTGSNNTGKLPQTGQLWWPIPLLVLGGSGLLALGWRITRKKRS, encoded by the coding sequence ATGACACGAATCAAACCCATCCGGACAGCGGTGATATTTACCCTGCTATGCAGTCTGGTGCTCCTGTGTGCCGAGATGACCGGGGTGCATGCAGCAGCAAAGGGCCGACTGACCATTGACAGTAAATCTGCAAACATTCCCGTTACGGACATGTACTGGCAGGTGTTCCGGGTGGCGGATGTGCCCAAGGGGGATACTCTGGAGTTGACCGGTGCTTTTGCCGGACTGCCGGTGAAGCCGGATCTCAGCACGGAGGATGGAGCCCGCACTGCCGCCTCCACCCTGGAAGCATACGCAGTGGCTTATGGCATTACACCGGATTTTTCCGCTGTTGCATCCTCCGACGGCACGGTTACTGCCGAAAACCTGGAGACCGGGTATTACCTGGTGCTGGGGGAACCGCTGAAGGATGAAAACGGCATGTACCTGTCCGTACCCACACTGCTTTGCATTGCAGACGGCGGGCAGTATGACAATCCGGACTGGAGTCTGGACAGAACCATTGTGCCGAAGATCCGGCTCATCAGTGGTGCGGAATATCACAGTCAAACGGATCGTACCGTGCAGAAAATCTGGGTAAATGCGGACAAGACGCCGGAGATCCGGGTGCGGCTGTACCGGGGCGGCACACTGTATGACACCCAGACCCTGAACGATGCAAACAACTGGGAATATACCTGGAGCAAGCTGGACAACACCAGCCGCTGGACAGTGATCGAGGAACAGGTGCCGGGGGATTGCACCGTCAGCTATACTCAGCAGCAGGTCAAATCCGGCAAGACATACAAAGAGGCATTCACCGTCACCAACACCGGCAGTACAACGGTAGTGACCACCAGTCGGAACACCGGCTCCAACAACACGGGCAAGCTGCCCCAGACCGGACAGCTCTGGTGGCCCATTCCCCTGCTGGTGCTGGGAGGATCGGGACTGTTGGCACTGGGCTGGCGGATCACCCGGAAGAAGCGATCGTAA